From the genome of Neodiprion pinetum isolate iyNeoPine1 chromosome 3, iyNeoPine1.2, whole genome shotgun sequence, one region includes:
- the Ric gene encoding GTP-binding protein Rit2: MSVNEPPSADDNFVVAPLINSIPIPTQPTTRGGLRVYKIVVLGDGGVGKSAVTLQFVSHSFLDYHDPTIEDSYQQQAVIDGEAALLDILDTAGQVEFTAMRDQYMRCGEGFMICYSVTDRHSFQEAIEYRKLISRVRAQEDIPLVLVGNKFDLQHQRKVTTEEGKALARQLGCPFYETSAALRHFVDDAFHSLVRQIRAKERPQGASRKHSRWWRLRSIFAFVFRRRHRHADHYSP; encoded by the exons ATGTCTGTCAATGAGCCACCCTCGGCCGATGACAACTTCGTCGTCGCCCCTCTAATCAACAGCATTCCCATACCCACTCAACCGACCACCAGAGGTGGTCTCAGGgtttataaaattgttgtacTGGGAGATGGCGGCGTTGGGAAATCAG CTGTTACTCTGCAGTTTGTTAGCCACAGTTTCCTCGACTATCACGATCCCACTATAG AGGATTCGTACCAGCAGCAAGCAGTCATTGACGGAGAAGCCGCTTTACTGGATATCCTGGACACAGCTGGGCAG GTTGAATTCACCGCTATGAGAGATCAGTATATGAGGTGCGGCGAAGGTTTTATGATCTGCTACTCAGTTACAGACCGACACAGCTTCCAGGAGGCGATCGAGTATCGTAAACTAATCTCCCGTGTTAGAGCCCAGGAAGACATTCCTCTGGTACTAGTGGGCAATAAATTTGACTTGCAGCACCAGCGCAAA GTGACTACTGAGGAGGGTAAAGCACTTGCTAGGCAGTTGGGATGTCCTTTCTATGAGACATCTGCAGCTCTTAGGCACTTTGTGGATGATGCTTTTCACTCGCTAGTTAGACAAATTCGTGCTAAAGAAAGGCCGCAAGGAGCGAGTCGAAAGCACAGTCGCTGGTGGCGTCTCAGGTCTATATTTGCTTTTGTATTCCGCAGAAGACATCGGCACGCTGATCACTATTCACCCTAG
- the Apf gene encoding bis(5'-nucleosyl)-tetraphosphatase [asymmetrical], which yields MAPPRACGFVIFRRFFGQVEYLLMQTSYGIHHWTPPKGHVDPGETDLQTALRETEEEAGLSREDLKIFDNARQELVYNVNDKPKTVIYWLAELINRNKDARLSSEHQEFRWLCLQDACRLAGYEEMQNTLKYFDRYIVENEL from the exons ATGGCGCCGCCACGAGCCTGCGGTTTCGTGATATTTCGTAGGTTTTTCGGACAAGTTGAGTATTTATTGATGCAGACATCGTACGGAATTCATCACTGGACTCCCCCGAAAG GTCACGTGGATCCTGGTGAAACAGATTTACAAACCGCCTTGCGTGAGACCGAAGAAGAGGCTGGTTTGTCGCGCgaggatttgaaaatatttgacaacGCTAGACAAGAGCTTGTTTACAACGTTAATGATAAACCAAAAACAGTTATTTATTGGCTTGCCGAGCTGATAAACAGAAATAAGGACGCCAGACTATCGTCCGAGCATCAGGAATTCCGATGGCTTTGTCTCCAAGATGCGTGTCGATTGGCGGGATACGAAGAAATGCAAAACACCCTGAAATACTTTGACAGATATATCGTAGAGAATGAACTGTAA
- the ThrRS gene encoding threonine--tRNA ligase 1, cytoplasmic isoform X2: MSDSVASELQNVNLSDKKPKMKPPKNKKPPQEQQGISEKRPWPSYIQERQVLFDKLKAEYDAELAAKSTFDIKVTLPDGKQVDAQAWQSSPYDIAKGISPGLADNTVIAKVNGELWDLDRPLEADCKLQLIKFDDPEGQAVFWHSSAHVLGEAMERAYAGCLCYGPPIENGFYYDMYLGDKGISNQDFPQLESLIKGIVKEKQTFERLEMKKEDLLEMFKYNEFKVRILNEKVNTPTTTVYRCGSLIDLCRGPHVRHTGKVKAIKVTKNSSTYWEGNAEAETLQRVYGISFPDTKQLKEWEKFQEEAAKRDHRKLGREQELFFFHELSPGSCFFQPRGAHLYNTLIDFIRTEYRKRGFQEVVTPNIYNSKLWQTSGHWAHYAENMFSFEVEKEVYALKPMNCPGHCLMFDQRTRSWRELPLRMADFGVLHRNELSGALTGLIRVRRFQQDDAHIFCTIDQIKQEVSGALDFLKHVYSVFGFTFNLCLSTRPDKYMGELADWDQAEKALAESLDAFKEPWRINPGDGAFYGPKIDITIMDALKRSHQCATIQLDFQLPIRFNLSYINETGEKTRPVIIHRAILGSVERMIAILTESYAGKWPFWLSPRQVMVISVSSQFDDYAFKVKQQLWDAGFMAEADVDPGDTLNKKIRNAQLAQFNFIIVVGEKERSAGTANVRTRDNVVHGEISVEELIKKFNTFKETKDRNCEENF; encoded by the exons ATGAGCGACAGCGTAGCCTCGGAGTTACAAAACGTGAATTTGAGTGATAAAAAG CCAAAAATGAAACcaccgaaaaacaaaaagcctCCGCAGGAACAGCAAGGCATTTCTGAAAAGAGACCATGGCCATCTTACATTCAG GAGCGGCAAGTATTATTTGACAAGCTAAAAGCTGAATACGACGCTGAATTAGCTGCAAAATCGACCTTTGATATTAAGGTGACATTACCTGATGGAAAGCAGGTTGATGCTCAGGCTTGGCAAAGCAGTCCTTATGACATTGCCAAAGGAATAAGCCCCGGATTGGCTGATAACACTGTAATAGCAAAGGTGAACGGGGAACTGTGGGATCTGGATCGCCCTTTGGAAGCAGACTGCAAGCTGCAGCTAATCAAATTCGATGATCCTGAGGGTCAGGCGGTCTTTTGGCATTCCTCCGCACACGTCTTGGGCGAAGCCATGGAGCGGGCGTACGCAGGTTGCCTATGTTACGGACCGCCCATTGAGAATGGATTTTACTATGACATGTATCTAGGTGATAAAGGAATATCAAATCAGGATTTTCCCCAGCTTGAAAGCCTAATAAAGGGTATAGTCAAGGAAAAACAGACCTTTGAGAGACTCGAGATGAAGAAGGAGGACCTGCTGGAAATGTTTAAATACAATGAGTTCAAGGTTCGCATTCTTAATGAAAAAGTGAACACTCCAACAACAACTGTGTACCGTTGCGGTTCCCTGATTGATCTCTGCAGAGGGCCTCACGTACGGCATACTGGTAAAGTTAAGGCAATCAAGGTGACCAAGAACTCTTCTACCTACTGGGAGGGCAATGCCGAAGCAGAGACGCTGCAGAGGGTCTACGGCATCAGTTTTCCTGATACAAAACAGCTCAAGGAGTGGGAAAAGTTTCAGGAGGAAGCAGCCAAGCGGGATCATAGAAAGCTCGGTAGAGAACAGGAgctatttttcttccacgagCTTTCTCCTGGATCATGCTTTTTCCAGCCTAGAGGTGCCCATCTGTATAACACTCTGATAGATTTCATCCGCACAGAGTACAGAAAGCGTGGTTTCCAGGAAGTCGTTACCCCAAACATATACAACAGTAAATTATGGCAAACTTCGGGTCACTGGGCCCACTATGCGGAAAACATGTTTTCTtttgaagttgaaaaagaGGTATATGCTCTGAAACCAATGAACTGCCCTGGGCACTGTCTAATGTTCGACCAGCGCACAAGATCCTGGAGAGAGCTACCCCTCAGGATGGCAGACTTTGGAGTCCTGCACAGAAATGAATTGTCAGGGGCGCTTACTGGCCTGATTAGAGTTCGAAGATTCCAACAGGATGATGCCCATATATTTTGCACAATAGATCAAATCAAGCAGGAGGTATCAGGGGCTCTAGATTTCCTCAAACACGTTTACTCTGTATTTGGATTCACATTCAATCTATGCCTCTCCACAAGGCCTGATAAGTACATGGGAGAGTTAGCTGACTGGGATCAGGCTGAAAAAGCCCTCGCAGAGAGTCTGGACGCCTTCAAAGAACCATGGAGAATCAATCCAGGGGATGGAGCCTTCTATGGGCCAAAAATTGACATTACCATTATGGACGCGCTCAAACGCTCTCATCAATGCGCTACCATTCAGCTAGATTTTCAGCTACCTATCCGCTTCAATCTGTCATATATCAA CGAAACAGGGGAAAAAACCAGGCCAGTTATTATCCACAGAGCAATATTAGGCTCTGTTGAACGGATGATAGCCATCCTGACTGAATCCTACGCTGGTAAATGGCCGTTTTGGCTCTCACCTCGTCAGGTAATGGTGATTTCGGTCAGTAGTCAATTTGATGATTATGCTTTCAAAGTAAAACAGCAACTATGGGATGCTGGTTTCATGGCAGAGGCTGATGTTGACCCTGGCGACACattgaataagaaaattcgaaatgcTCAATTGGCTCagtttaatttcattattg TTGTTGGAGAAAAAGAGCGCAGTGCTGGTACAGCAAATGTGAGAACCAGGGACAATGTGGTACATGGAGAAATATCAGTGGAAGaactgattaaaaaattcaacacatTCAAAGAAACGAAAGATAGAAACTgcgaggaaaatttttaa
- the ThrRS gene encoding threonine--tRNA ligase 1, cytoplasmic isoform X1, which yields MLKNLAFRSPKLALYHGTVRTYASPKMKPPKNKKPPQEQQGISEKRPWPSYIQERQVLFDKLKAEYDAELAAKSTFDIKVTLPDGKQVDAQAWQSSPYDIAKGISPGLADNTVIAKVNGELWDLDRPLEADCKLQLIKFDDPEGQAVFWHSSAHVLGEAMERAYAGCLCYGPPIENGFYYDMYLGDKGISNQDFPQLESLIKGIVKEKQTFERLEMKKEDLLEMFKYNEFKVRILNEKVNTPTTTVYRCGSLIDLCRGPHVRHTGKVKAIKVTKNSSTYWEGNAEAETLQRVYGISFPDTKQLKEWEKFQEEAAKRDHRKLGREQELFFFHELSPGSCFFQPRGAHLYNTLIDFIRTEYRKRGFQEVVTPNIYNSKLWQTSGHWAHYAENMFSFEVEKEVYALKPMNCPGHCLMFDQRTRSWRELPLRMADFGVLHRNELSGALTGLIRVRRFQQDDAHIFCTIDQIKQEVSGALDFLKHVYSVFGFTFNLCLSTRPDKYMGELADWDQAEKALAESLDAFKEPWRINPGDGAFYGPKIDITIMDALKRSHQCATIQLDFQLPIRFNLSYINETGEKTRPVIIHRAILGSVERMIAILTESYAGKWPFWLSPRQVMVISVSSQFDDYAFKVKQQLWDAGFMAEADVDPGDTLNKKIRNAQLAQFNFIIVVGEKERSAGTANVRTRDNVVHGEISVEELIKKFNTFKETKDRNCEENF from the exons ATGCTGAAAAACCTCGCTTTTCGTAGTCCAAAACTTGCATTATACCACGGCACGGTGCGGACATATGCTTCG CCAAAAATGAAACcaccgaaaaacaaaaagcctCCGCAGGAACAGCAAGGCATTTCTGAAAAGAGACCATGGCCATCTTACATTCAG GAGCGGCAAGTATTATTTGACAAGCTAAAAGCTGAATACGACGCTGAATTAGCTGCAAAATCGACCTTTGATATTAAGGTGACATTACCTGATGGAAAGCAGGTTGATGCTCAGGCTTGGCAAAGCAGTCCTTATGACATTGCCAAAGGAATAAGCCCCGGATTGGCTGATAACACTGTAATAGCAAAGGTGAACGGGGAACTGTGGGATCTGGATCGCCCTTTGGAAGCAGACTGCAAGCTGCAGCTAATCAAATTCGATGATCCTGAGGGTCAGGCGGTCTTTTGGCATTCCTCCGCACACGTCTTGGGCGAAGCCATGGAGCGGGCGTACGCAGGTTGCCTATGTTACGGACCGCCCATTGAGAATGGATTTTACTATGACATGTATCTAGGTGATAAAGGAATATCAAATCAGGATTTTCCCCAGCTTGAAAGCCTAATAAAGGGTATAGTCAAGGAAAAACAGACCTTTGAGAGACTCGAGATGAAGAAGGAGGACCTGCTGGAAATGTTTAAATACAATGAGTTCAAGGTTCGCATTCTTAATGAAAAAGTGAACACTCCAACAACAACTGTGTACCGTTGCGGTTCCCTGATTGATCTCTGCAGAGGGCCTCACGTACGGCATACTGGTAAAGTTAAGGCAATCAAGGTGACCAAGAACTCTTCTACCTACTGGGAGGGCAATGCCGAAGCAGAGACGCTGCAGAGGGTCTACGGCATCAGTTTTCCTGATACAAAACAGCTCAAGGAGTGGGAAAAGTTTCAGGAGGAAGCAGCCAAGCGGGATCATAGAAAGCTCGGTAGAGAACAGGAgctatttttcttccacgagCTTTCTCCTGGATCATGCTTTTTCCAGCCTAGAGGTGCCCATCTGTATAACACTCTGATAGATTTCATCCGCACAGAGTACAGAAAGCGTGGTTTCCAGGAAGTCGTTACCCCAAACATATACAACAGTAAATTATGGCAAACTTCGGGTCACTGGGCCCACTATGCGGAAAACATGTTTTCTtttgaagttgaaaaagaGGTATATGCTCTGAAACCAATGAACTGCCCTGGGCACTGTCTAATGTTCGACCAGCGCACAAGATCCTGGAGAGAGCTACCCCTCAGGATGGCAGACTTTGGAGTCCTGCACAGAAATGAATTGTCAGGGGCGCTTACTGGCCTGATTAGAGTTCGAAGATTCCAACAGGATGATGCCCATATATTTTGCACAATAGATCAAATCAAGCAGGAGGTATCAGGGGCTCTAGATTTCCTCAAACACGTTTACTCTGTATTTGGATTCACATTCAATCTATGCCTCTCCACAAGGCCTGATAAGTACATGGGAGAGTTAGCTGACTGGGATCAGGCTGAAAAAGCCCTCGCAGAGAGTCTGGACGCCTTCAAAGAACCATGGAGAATCAATCCAGGGGATGGAGCCTTCTATGGGCCAAAAATTGACATTACCATTATGGACGCGCTCAAACGCTCTCATCAATGCGCTACCATTCAGCTAGATTTTCAGCTACCTATCCGCTTCAATCTGTCATATATCAA CGAAACAGGGGAAAAAACCAGGCCAGTTATTATCCACAGAGCAATATTAGGCTCTGTTGAACGGATGATAGCCATCCTGACTGAATCCTACGCTGGTAAATGGCCGTTTTGGCTCTCACCTCGTCAGGTAATGGTGATTTCGGTCAGTAGTCAATTTGATGATTATGCTTTCAAAGTAAAACAGCAACTATGGGATGCTGGTTTCATGGCAGAGGCTGATGTTGACCCTGGCGACACattgaataagaaaattcgaaatgcTCAATTGGCTCagtttaatttcattattg TTGTTGGAGAAAAAGAGCGCAGTGCTGGTACAGCAAATGTGAGAACCAGGGACAATGTGGTACATGGAGAAATATCAGTGGAAGaactgattaaaaaattcaacacatTCAAAGAAACGAAAGATAGAAACTgcgaggaaaatttttaa
- the ThrRS gene encoding threonine--tRNA ligase 1, cytoplasmic isoform X3 produces the protein MKPPKNKKPPQEQQGISEKRPWPSYIQERQVLFDKLKAEYDAELAAKSTFDIKVTLPDGKQVDAQAWQSSPYDIAKGISPGLADNTVIAKVNGELWDLDRPLEADCKLQLIKFDDPEGQAVFWHSSAHVLGEAMERAYAGCLCYGPPIENGFYYDMYLGDKGISNQDFPQLESLIKGIVKEKQTFERLEMKKEDLLEMFKYNEFKVRILNEKVNTPTTTVYRCGSLIDLCRGPHVRHTGKVKAIKVTKNSSTYWEGNAEAETLQRVYGISFPDTKQLKEWEKFQEEAAKRDHRKLGREQELFFFHELSPGSCFFQPRGAHLYNTLIDFIRTEYRKRGFQEVVTPNIYNSKLWQTSGHWAHYAENMFSFEVEKEVYALKPMNCPGHCLMFDQRTRSWRELPLRMADFGVLHRNELSGALTGLIRVRRFQQDDAHIFCTIDQIKQEVSGALDFLKHVYSVFGFTFNLCLSTRPDKYMGELADWDQAEKALAESLDAFKEPWRINPGDGAFYGPKIDITIMDALKRSHQCATIQLDFQLPIRFNLSYINETGEKTRPVIIHRAILGSVERMIAILTESYAGKWPFWLSPRQVMVISVSSQFDDYAFKVKQQLWDAGFMAEADVDPGDTLNKKIRNAQLAQFNFIIVVGEKERSAGTANVRTRDNVVHGEISVEELIKKFNTFKETKDRNCEENF, from the exons ATGAAACcaccgaaaaacaaaaagcctCCGCAGGAACAGCAAGGCATTTCTGAAAAGAGACCATGGCCATCTTACATTCAG GAGCGGCAAGTATTATTTGACAAGCTAAAAGCTGAATACGACGCTGAATTAGCTGCAAAATCGACCTTTGATATTAAGGTGACATTACCTGATGGAAAGCAGGTTGATGCTCAGGCTTGGCAAAGCAGTCCTTATGACATTGCCAAAGGAATAAGCCCCGGATTGGCTGATAACACTGTAATAGCAAAGGTGAACGGGGAACTGTGGGATCTGGATCGCCCTTTGGAAGCAGACTGCAAGCTGCAGCTAATCAAATTCGATGATCCTGAGGGTCAGGCGGTCTTTTGGCATTCCTCCGCACACGTCTTGGGCGAAGCCATGGAGCGGGCGTACGCAGGTTGCCTATGTTACGGACCGCCCATTGAGAATGGATTTTACTATGACATGTATCTAGGTGATAAAGGAATATCAAATCAGGATTTTCCCCAGCTTGAAAGCCTAATAAAGGGTATAGTCAAGGAAAAACAGACCTTTGAGAGACTCGAGATGAAGAAGGAGGACCTGCTGGAAATGTTTAAATACAATGAGTTCAAGGTTCGCATTCTTAATGAAAAAGTGAACACTCCAACAACAACTGTGTACCGTTGCGGTTCCCTGATTGATCTCTGCAGAGGGCCTCACGTACGGCATACTGGTAAAGTTAAGGCAATCAAGGTGACCAAGAACTCTTCTACCTACTGGGAGGGCAATGCCGAAGCAGAGACGCTGCAGAGGGTCTACGGCATCAGTTTTCCTGATACAAAACAGCTCAAGGAGTGGGAAAAGTTTCAGGAGGAAGCAGCCAAGCGGGATCATAGAAAGCTCGGTAGAGAACAGGAgctatttttcttccacgagCTTTCTCCTGGATCATGCTTTTTCCAGCCTAGAGGTGCCCATCTGTATAACACTCTGATAGATTTCATCCGCACAGAGTACAGAAAGCGTGGTTTCCAGGAAGTCGTTACCCCAAACATATACAACAGTAAATTATGGCAAACTTCGGGTCACTGGGCCCACTATGCGGAAAACATGTTTTCTtttgaagttgaaaaagaGGTATATGCTCTGAAACCAATGAACTGCCCTGGGCACTGTCTAATGTTCGACCAGCGCACAAGATCCTGGAGAGAGCTACCCCTCAGGATGGCAGACTTTGGAGTCCTGCACAGAAATGAATTGTCAGGGGCGCTTACTGGCCTGATTAGAGTTCGAAGATTCCAACAGGATGATGCCCATATATTTTGCACAATAGATCAAATCAAGCAGGAGGTATCAGGGGCTCTAGATTTCCTCAAACACGTTTACTCTGTATTTGGATTCACATTCAATCTATGCCTCTCCACAAGGCCTGATAAGTACATGGGAGAGTTAGCTGACTGGGATCAGGCTGAAAAAGCCCTCGCAGAGAGTCTGGACGCCTTCAAAGAACCATGGAGAATCAATCCAGGGGATGGAGCCTTCTATGGGCCAAAAATTGACATTACCATTATGGACGCGCTCAAACGCTCTCATCAATGCGCTACCATTCAGCTAGATTTTCAGCTACCTATCCGCTTCAATCTGTCATATATCAA CGAAACAGGGGAAAAAACCAGGCCAGTTATTATCCACAGAGCAATATTAGGCTCTGTTGAACGGATGATAGCCATCCTGACTGAATCCTACGCTGGTAAATGGCCGTTTTGGCTCTCACCTCGTCAGGTAATGGTGATTTCGGTCAGTAGTCAATTTGATGATTATGCTTTCAAAGTAAAACAGCAACTATGGGATGCTGGTTTCATGGCAGAGGCTGATGTTGACCCTGGCGACACattgaataagaaaattcgaaatgcTCAATTGGCTCagtttaatttcattattg TTGTTGGAGAAAAAGAGCGCAGTGCTGGTACAGCAAATGTGAGAACCAGGGACAATGTGGTACATGGAGAAATATCAGTGGAAGaactgattaaaaaattcaacacatTCAAAGAAACGAAAGATAGAAACTgcgaggaaaatttttaa
- the LOC124214167 gene encoding nucleolar protein 16-like produces MTKVRKQKRKKRFRANVNRKRLRNKLQKLPKIDCKEIENEWERKKSIRSNLNEMGLTYDPNEVLQIRSIKQDLIGVIKRDKIITENNVQEVDEEDSTNQINLFKRKIHVANDLENEAKAPRERLFRLPKNQVQFITYMMEKYEDDYKAMARDKKNYYQLTWCQIRGKIDKFKSIPEQYAEYLLKTGEIVLDDPTPLEETKKRIGEENAMKYSVPNNQKVAKKRKSLWEVESIGDDDETDEFHIGNKNLSDDTNNANSIHSKNGLKKLKLFSDDESDAEHAPVETNKKNIC; encoded by the exons ATGACAAAAGTACGCAAACAAAAGCGCAAGAAGAGGTTCAGAGCGAACGTGAATCGCAAACGTTTGCGAAACAAACTTCAAAAACTACCGAAAATCGATTG cAAAGAAATTGAGAATGAGTGGGAGCGCAAGAAATCGATACGCtcaaatttaaatgaaatggGCCTAACATACGATCCTAACGAGGTTTTGCAAATTCGTTCAATAAAGCAAGATTTGATTGGAGTTATTAAGCGGGATAAAATTATCACCGAGAATAATGTTCAGGAAGTAGATGAAGAAGATTCTACGAATCaaataaatcttttcaaaCGAAAGATCCATGTTGCCAACGATCTCGAAAATGAAGCCAAGGCACCAAGGGAACGCTTATTCCGTCTGCCCAAGAATCAGGTTCAATTTATCACTTATATGATGGAAAAGTATGAAGATGATTATAAG GCTATGGCTAGGGATAAAAAGAATTATTACCAATTGACTTGGTGCCAAATCCGAGGTAAAATAGACAAATTCAAAAGTATACCAGAGCAGTATGCAGAATACCTTTTGAAGACTGGTGAAATTGTACTCGATGATCCAACGCCGCTTGAAGAAACCAAGAAAAGGATCGGTGAAGAGAAtgcaatgaaatattctgTTCCGAATAACCaaaaagttgcaaaaaaaagaaaatcactgTGGGAAGTTGAGTCCATTGGAGATGACGATGAGACTGATGAATTCCATATtggcaataaaaatttgagtgATGATACAAACAATGCCAATAGTATTCACAGCAAgaatggattgaaaaaattgaaactattCTCTGACGATGAGAGTGATGCTGAACATGCACCtgttgaaacaaataaaaaaaacatctgcTAA